In Heptranchias perlo isolate sHepPer1 chromosome 16, sHepPer1.hap1, whole genome shotgun sequence, one genomic interval encodes:
- the LOC137333454 gene encoding zinc finger protein 16-like: MEDVQTGSSNQTSLHSPDPKNVQLLNMEGKLFECSVCGKKFKTSVWLEKHQDTHTRGRVFQCTDCGKSFNQSRNLKKHCTIHSGEKLYTCSVCGRGFSRSSNLARHKGNHGGEKPCKCGDCGKGFNYPSELEIHRRSHTGELPFTCSVCGKGFTQSSSLLTHQRVHTGEKPFTCSMCGKGFARSFHLLTHHRVHTREHPFTCSVCGKRFTQSSHLLTHERVHNKERLFTCSVCEKGFTQSSTLLRHQRAHSGERPFSCSVCGKGFTQSSHLLTHQRVHTRERPFTCSVCGKGFTQSSHLLNHQRIHSGERLYKCSVCGKGFICSSYLLMHQRVHGDCSG; this comes from the coding sequence ATGGAGGATGTGCAAACGGGaagctcaaaccaaacatcactcCATTCGCCAGACCCTAAAAATGTCCAGCTTTTGAATATGGAAGGAAAACTGTTTGagtgttctgtctgtgggaaaaaatttaaaacatCGGTGTGGCTGGAAAAGCaccaagacacacacacccgagggagagtgttccagtgcactgactgtggaaagagctttaaccagtcacGCAACCTGAAAAAACattgcaccattcacagcggggagaaactgtacacgtgttctgtgtgtggacgaggcttcagcCGATCATCCAACCTGGCAAGACACAAGGGCAACCACGGCGGGGAGAAACCGtgtaaatgtggggactgtgggaagggattcaattacccctctgagctggaaattcatcgacgcagtcacactggagagttgccattcacctgctccgtgtgtgggaagggattcacccaGTCCTCCAGcctactgacacaccagcgagttcacacgggAGAGAAGCCGtttacctgctccatgtgtggaaaGGGATTTGCTCGGTCGTTCCATCTACTGACACACCATCGTGTTCACACCAGGGAGcacccgttcacctgctccgtgtgtgggaagagattcactcagtcctcCCACCTACTGACACACGAACGTGTTCACAATAAAGaaaggctgttcacctgctcagtgtgtgagaaaggattcactcagtccTCCACCCTCCTGAGGCACCAGCGTGCTCATTCTGGAGAGAGAccattctcctgctccgtgtgtggtaaGGGATTCACCCAGTCTTCACACCTACTGACGCACCAGCGTGTTCACACCAGGgaaaggccattcacctgctctgtgtgtgggaagggattcactcagtcatcccacctgctgaatcATCAGCGCATTCACTCTGGCGAGAGGCTGTATaaatgctcagtgtgtgggaagggattcatttgTTCATCgtatctgctgatgcaccagcgtGTGCATGGTGACTGCAGCGGTTAG